The Chloroherpetonaceae bacterium genome window below encodes:
- a CDS encoding T9SS type A sorting domain-containing protein yields MKKIYYAITLLIFFPLIAFSQTDPTPQSVPFSQNFLTFDGAQTVYPSGFQGWTIAGSTALTFPTAAPNGNQALAGGTNASAGSGVFDMNGKMGVLSTGAALRSIAFAINTTGLSSINISYTAATQRQETGARIGAIGLQYRIGTSGTFTDISGTEYQNPGGSNNTTGTGLINPQTISVVLPAACDNQANVQLRWVYREVSGAGNRPSFSVDDIVVSSSPSIQASAVAPGAISSTSINIFWTNGNGANRIVVARNNQLPELPVSGTAYTANSIFGSGSLIGANTYVVYNGSGNSVTVTGLLNNNQYSFQIFEYNGSGITSVYNVSTSSGNSINLLALDPAAERIRLSPSLTNSFTTIQGTPSAPQTLTLTGSNLSGLDIEIGSNNSAFELSLDGTTYAPNLTLTNGTAFPYSYSGGTLTATVFVRIQAFHPEGTVSGGVVSAYINGGIFSTTSTNVATSFVNANEPSTQASGISISGVLSNQFTVNWTSGSGANRLVVVRQGGDPVSPVDGVSYTANANFGSGSNLGSLSYVVYLGNSNTVTVTGLISTTSYTVAIYEVNGTGSTSNFNTSVTDGVNRISQTTGGPNVITTLGTVLTEAFNIGTSSTAALPTGWLMSPAGSTSPTWTDAGNFSATTQAASSGTPTAGGRYNWSITGDGNRAIGFMTSGGYASPNSIMARFTNGTGTTVNAISVNFAINRYRINTAPASIQFFYSLDGSTWTSVSAGNIPTTDIPTGTSTYTFSTPLVNTRTLSITGLTIPDGSQFYLRWNFNTGGTNSQGLGLDDVNITVQATAAAPTAQHNSLPSLSTTSSSATFSWAGGNGARTIVLLKAASAVDSNPVNGNGYTANSVFGSGSQLGTGNFVVFDGTGSSVTVTGLNSGTQYHLAIYTYNGNGLSSNYLTPAYTNNFTTPGLAPVTALTAAPITGTQATVDWTLPVNFAPASGTILVFAKEGSAITVGSPSLNSSSYTADANFTGTGTAYENDPAAKCVYNGDAASVTVTNLTSGNTYHYLVFHVSGGTLYSDSRASSAAQPTERIWIGASGQPWTTTTNWNPNGLPSAGEFIVINSSTTIATVPTVSIGALSIGTGATVTLQTPATNTLTVTASQNAVRIPSGASLTLSNNVSLTLASGSAARINGQLQLGNGSITRTGATLEFLNGSEFILNAEAGAIPTATWSSNSTVTITGYTTGTVAPSGLTQNFGNFVWNNPIQSVTVNLAGSLNSIAGYAAFNTGTGTLNLTTGASYTLNVGGDFTLAGGTVQLSSGAGAPTLNVGGNVTMNLANVILRGTTGSSTATINITGSMTMSGTSAQFEGATSSGGIINMSIGQDLTVAQGNFYGLGVANNPSTTSVITIGGKVAVGGGANPSNLFPNGSSNAASNIVFNIGGDLELNTNGTISSTATIAPVLNFFGGSTNAVILSGSGGLFVNNVNLSVGSGKIASLGRSIVLPDFTTFSVLNNGTLNTNNFTLSGGAIFNLNAEGTLIVTSTSGINSSGSTGNIQTTSRIFNSNARYIYSTSSNGSTGNALPSPVKFVGIDHPSDLTETAISGLRTISDTLYLRRGRFDNTNFNFNVANNGFVVRETGEIFPNQLAYAGQYNLTYAHTSGTVSIGDEFPNTLNILDTLVINHSGTEVFITGDRQVNARLRLQNGILNTFGSTLTLTPSTEIRGGSNASYVTGNLAHQNTTTPTNKLFPFGDLGIYRPISLTLAANVSVSTVTGALNFTAGAAYLYKTVTPPAVVSGLRFYEFANGSINTTLTGVSGFQVNADDNVANFGFNTNLRLAYGYDGNPSWFLRDLTAVPNTQTANLPITIASTAIVQGFTAFQNFGIVLASTIGDNPLPVELASFTAVSTIDGAKLNWRTASETENSGFLIFRDGVQLASFAEVASLKGKGTTSRASDYAFVDSTVQFGKTYTYQLKDVSFSGAIKEHSPITLTITVRARPKEFALGQNYPNPFNPATRIKYQLPVKSNVSIEVYDVLGKKVAILASGVKEAGYYEAILNGTNLSSGIYFYRIQAGGFVKTLKMLLVK; encoded by the coding sequence ATGAAAAAGATTTATTACGCGATTACTTTATTGATTTTTTTTCCACTAATCGCTTTTTCACAAACAGATCCTACGCCTCAATCGGTACCCTTTAGCCAAAATTTCTTAACCTTTGATGGTGCTCAAACAGTTTACCCATCTGGTTTCCAAGGGTGGACAATTGCAGGTAGTACTGCTCTAACTTTTCCAACAGCTGCGCCAAATGGAAACCAAGCCTTAGCCGGCGGAACAAATGCATCCGCTGGTTCAGGGGTTTTTGATATGAATGGGAAAATGGGTGTGCTCTCAACCGGAGCAGCGTTACGCTCAATCGCTTTTGCCATAAATACCACAGGCCTCTCTTCCATAAATATATCTTACACGGCAGCAACCCAGAGGCAAGAAACAGGGGCAAGAATCGGAGCTATTGGATTGCAATACCGAATTGGCACAAGTGGAACATTCACCGATATTTCCGGTACAGAATATCAAAATCCCGGCGGTTCAAACAACACCACAGGTACTGGATTAATTAATCCTCAAACCATTTCAGTTGTTCTCCCCGCTGCTTGTGATAATCAAGCCAATGTGCAATTGCGTTGGGTCTATCGTGAAGTTTCGGGTGCAGGAAATCGACCAAGTTTTTCTGTTGATGACATTGTCGTTTCTTCCTCACCCTCAATTCAAGCGTCAGCAGTTGCGCCGGGTGCGATATCCAGTACCAGTATCAACATCTTTTGGACAAATGGCAATGGCGCAAATCGAATTGTCGTCGCCCGTAATAATCAACTGCCCGAATTGCCGGTCAGCGGAACCGCTTACACAGCTAATTCAATTTTTGGCTCCGGTTCTCTCATTGGAGCAAATACCTATGTGGTTTATAACGGTTCTGGAAATTCTGTAACAGTAACCGGTCTCTTGAACAATAATCAATATTCGTTTCAAATTTTTGAATACAATGGTTCTGGAATTACCTCAGTCTATAATGTATCAACGAGTTCAGGCAATTCAATTAATCTTTTAGCCCTTGACCCAGCCGCGGAAAGAATTCGACTTTCACCCTCACTAACAAATTCGTTTACAACCATTCAAGGAACGCCCTCTGCTCCCCAAACCCTGACTTTAACGGGTTCTAATTTATCAGGCTTAGATATTGAAATTGGTAGCAATAATTCCGCCTTCGAGCTGTCATTAGATGGAACGACCTACGCTCCAAATTTGACCCTTACCAATGGAACTGCTTTCCCATACAGTTATAGTGGAGGCACTTTAACCGCTACAGTATTTGTAAGAATACAAGCATTCCATCCGGAAGGAACAGTATCCGGTGGTGTCGTGTCCGCTTACATCAATGGAGGTATTTTTTCAACAACCAGCACGAATGTCGCAACTTCTTTTGTTAATGCCAATGAACCGTCAACTCAAGCGTCAGGAATCTCAATATCTGGTGTGTTGTCAAATCAATTTACGGTCAATTGGACAAGCGGCTCAGGCGCAAATCGCTTGGTCGTGGTTCGGCAAGGCGGAGACCCTGTTTCTCCGGTTGACGGAGTAAGCTATACCGCAAATGCAAATTTTGGAAGCGGTTCAAATCTTGGAAGCTTAAGCTATGTGGTGTATTTGGGCAATTCAAATACGGTCACAGTTACGGGTTTAATTTCAACAACATCCTATACGGTTGCAATTTATGAAGTGAATGGTACCGGAAGTACTTCTAATTTTAATACTTCGGTGACCGATGGCGTTAATCGTATTTCTCAAACCACTGGAGGTCCTAATGTTATCACCACTTTGGGCACTGTATTGACGGAAGCATTTAACATTGGCACTTCATCAACAGCAGCATTACCTACGGGATGGCTCATGTCTCCGGCAGGTTCTACTTCACCAACTTGGACTGACGCGGGAAACTTTAGTGCTACCACCCAAGCTGCAAGTTCTGGGACGCCAACAGCCGGAGGAAGGTACAATTGGTCAATAACCGGAGATGGAAACCGTGCCATAGGATTTATGACTTCTGGAGGTTACGCTTCTCCGAATAGTATAATGGCGCGTTTTACAAATGGAACAGGCACAACGGTCAATGCGATATCGGTCAATTTCGCCATTAACCGTTACCGGATTAATACCGCTCCGGCATCAATCCAATTTTTCTACTCTTTGGATGGTTCAACTTGGACATCGGTTTCCGCCGGCAACATACCGACTACCGATATACCAACCGGTACAAGTACCTATACCTTTTCAACGCCTTTAGTCAATACCCGAACCCTAAGCATTACGGGTCTTACAATTCCTGATGGCTCACAATTTTATTTGCGTTGGAATTTCAATACGGGAGGGACGAATTCTCAGGGGTTGGGATTAGATGATGTGAATATTACGGTTCAAGCAACAGCCGCAGCCCCAACGGCTCAACACAATTCATTGCCATCACTTTCCACAACCAGTTCGTCAGCAACATTCAGTTGGGCGGGCGGCAATGGCGCGCGAACAATCGTGTTGCTCAAAGCCGCAAGCGCTGTGGATTCAAATCCGGTAAATGGAAATGGCTATACTGCCAATTCTGTCTTTGGAAGCGGAAGCCAACTTGGAACGGGAAATTTTGTGGTATTTGATGGAACGGGAAGTTCAGTCACGGTCACGGGCCTTAATTCAGGCACTCAATATCATCTTGCAATTTATACCTACAATGGCAACGGATTATCCTCCAATTATTTAACCCCTGCCTATACCAATAATTTTACCACGCCCGGGCTTGCACCCGTAACTGCGCTAACCGCGGCGCCAATTACAGGAACACAAGCAACTGTTGATTGGACACTTCCGGTTAATTTCGCGCCTGCTTCAGGAACCATTCTCGTTTTTGCGAAAGAAGGCAGTGCGATAACGGTTGGGTCTCCATCCTTGAATTCATCTTCCTATACCGCCGATGCCAATTTCACCGGCACAGGCACGGCGTATGAAAACGACCCCGCCGCGAAGTGTGTCTATAACGGCGATGCCGCATCGGTAACCGTTACCAACCTCACCTCCGGTAACACCTATCATTACTTGGTCTTTCATGTCTCAGGCGGAACCTTGTATTCGGATAGTCGCGCCTCGAGTGCCGCACAACCCACCGAAAGGATTTGGATTGGTGCTTCCGGTCAACCGTGGACGACCACAACCAATTGGAATCCAAACGGGCTTCCTTCTGCCGGTGAGTTTATCGTCATTAATTCTTCAACAACAATAGCCACTGTTCCAACGGTCAGTATCGGTGCATTGAGCATAGGAACTGGGGCGACGGTAACGCTTCAAACGCCGGCAACGAATACACTCACGGTTACCGCATCTCAAAACGCTGTAAGAATTCCTTCAGGAGCTTCATTAACATTATCAAATAATGTTTCATTAACACTTGCTTCGGGTTCAGCTGCTCGGATTAATGGACAACTGCAATTGGGAAATGGTAGTATTACACGTACAGGAGCTACTTTAGAATTCTTAAATGGCTCAGAATTTATCTTAAATGCCGAGGCAGGTGCAATACCAACCGCAACTTGGTCTTCGAACTCAACTGTTACCATTACAGGTTACACAACCGGCACCGTAGCACCAAGCGGTTTAACTCAAAACTTCGGCAATTTTGTCTGGAATAACCCTATACAATCTGTAACTGTCAATCTTGCAGGAAGTCTAAATTCAATTGCAGGTTATGCTGCTTTCAACACCGGAACGGGTACTCTGAATCTCACAACAGGGGCATCTTATACCCTTAACGTTGGAGGAGATTTCACCCTTGCCGGCGGTACAGTGCAACTTTCATCAGGAGCCGGAGCCCCAACCTTAAATGTGGGAGGAAATGTGACAATGAATCTTGCGAATGTCATTTTGAGGGGAACGACCGGAAGTAGTACGGCCACCATTAACATTACCGGGTCGATGACAATGTCAGGAACTTCTGCTCAATTTGAAGGTGCAACCTCGAGTGGAGGAATCATCAATATGTCCATCGGTCAAGATTTGACCGTTGCGCAAGGGAATTTTTACGGGTTAGGCGTTGCCAATAATCCCTCCACAACAAGTGTCATAACCATCGGTGGAAAAGTTGCGGTTGGTGGCGGAGCTAATCCAAGTAATTTATTTCCAAATGGCTCTTCGAATGCCGCATCAAATATCGTTTTCAACATTGGAGGCGATTTGGAACTCAATACCAACGGAACAATTAGCTCCACAGCTACAATTGCGCCTGTATTAAATTTTTTCGGCGGGTCAACCAATGCCGTAATTCTCAGCGGCTCTGGAGGTTTATTCGTCAATAATGTGAATCTCTCTGTTGGGAGTGGAAAAATTGCTTCGCTTGGAAGATCAATCGTATTGCCAGACTTTACGACTTTCAGTGTCTTAAATAATGGAACGCTGAACACCAATAACTTTACTTTATCGGGGGGTGCGATCTTTAATCTCAATGCCGAAGGAACTTTGATCGTAACAAGTACCTCTGGTATAAATTCTTCGGGTTCCACGGGTAATATTCAAACGACAAGCAGAATCTTTAACTCAAACGCTCGTTACATTTATTCAACAAGTTCAAACGGCTCCACGGGAAACGCCTTACCTTCGCCCGTTAAGTTTGTTGGCATAGACCATCCCTCAGATCTAACTGAGACCGCAATCTCCGGATTGAGAACCATCTCAGATACTTTGTATTTACGAAGAGGCCGTTTCGATAACACCAATTTTAACTTCAACGTAGCCAATAACGGGTTTGTTGTTCGAGAAACAGGCGAGATATTCCCAAATCAACTCGCTTATGCCGGTCAATACAACCTCACGTATGCTCATACAAGCGGAACCGTTTCTATCGGGGATGAATTTCCAAACACACTGAATATTTTAGATACGCTGGTGATCAATCACTCCGGAACCGAAGTCTTTATAACTGGGGATCGTCAAGTAAATGCACGGCTTCGTTTGCAAAATGGCATCTTAAATACATTTGGATCCACGCTTACCTTAACCCCTTCGACCGAAATCCGTGGTGGAAGCAATGCCAGTTATGTTACAGGAAATTTGGCTCATCAAAATACGACTACTCCTACGAATAAACTCTTTCCCTTTGGAGACTTAGGCATTTACCGTCCCATTTCACTCACGCTTGCAGCCAATGTGAGTGTTTCTACCGTTACAGGTGCTTTGAATTTTACTGCCGGCGCGGCCTATCTTTACAAAACTGTTACTCCACCTGCCGTGGTCTCCGGATTAAGGTTTTATGAATTTGCAAATGGCTCAATTAATACGACTTTGACCGGTGTTTCAGGGTTTCAAGTCAATGCCGATGATAATGTGGCTAACTTTGGCTTTAATACCAACCTTCGCTTGGCTTATGGCTATGATGGAAACCCAAGTTGGTTTTTAAGAGATTTAACCGCAGTTCCAAATACGCAAACAGCAAACTTGCCAATTACAATTGCTTCAACAGCAATCGTACAAGGGTTTACTGCATTCCAAAATTTTGGCATCGTGCTTGCCTCTACCATCGGCGATAACCCGCTGCCCGTTGAACTCGCATCCTTTACCGCCGTTTCAACCATAGACGGCGCAAAGCTCAATTGGCGCACCGCCTCCGAAACTGAAAACTCGGGCTTCCTCATCTTCCGCGATGGCGTTCAATTGGCTTCATTTGCAGAAGTTGCTTCCCTGAAAGGCAAAGGCACCACATCGCGCGCAAGCGATTATGCCTTTGTGGATTCAACCGTGCAATTTGGCAAAACCTATACTTACCAATTGAAAGATGTGAGTTTTAGTGGGGCTATCAAAGAACATTCACCAATTACGCTTACCATTACCGTGCGTGCACGGCCGAAGGAATTCGCTCTTGGGCAAAATTACCCGAATCCCTTTAACCCCGCCACGCGGATTAAATATCAATTGCCCGTGAAAAGCAATGTGAGCATTGAAGTTTATGATGTGCTCGGTAAAAAAGTCGCAATCCTTGCCTCAGGGGTTAAAGAAGCAGGGTATTATGAAGCCATCCTGAACGGTACAAATCTCTCAAGCGGGATTTATTTCTACCGTATCCAAGCCGGGGGATTTGTGAAAACGTTGAAAATGTTACTCGTCAAATAG